One Panicum virgatum strain AP13 chromosome 9K, P.virgatum_v5, whole genome shotgun sequence genomic region harbors:
- the LOC120651460 gene encoding protein NRT1/ PTR FAMILY 8.3-like: MKDDSISEEELGGLLPLLHGSPSQQDYASYTCNGSVDIRGNPASKNHTGKWRACYSILGGEFCGALAYYGVGTNLVSYLTKMQQQSNVVAASNIAFWQGTCYLSPLLGAFLADSYWGRHRTIVISLTTFTVGMILLTLSAIAPASIHPVMVSLQHALPFLGLFLTALGLGGIWPCVPTFGADQFDETDGVEKVQKEIYYNWYYFAVNGGFFFASTVLVWVQDNCGWGLGFGIPTLFSVIGIVGFLASMKLYRYQKPGGSALTRICQVVVATTRKINVDVPNDSSLLYEIPGKESAIVGSRKLMHTDGLSFFDRAATITSSDEKFLDSPIPWKLCTITQVEELKILARMLPVLLAGIIFNTAEAFFPLFVEQGEVMDNRIDSFSIPPASLTTFNCLCILILAPVYNKVLMPMVSRITGTNRELSELQRIGVGMVFAVLSMISAAIVEMVRLDIAKKKDLVHQSCAVPMNILWQAPQYFFVGVAKVFSVVGFIKFAYEQSPDAMRSLCQACSLMMVTLGNYFVSLMLKFINSVTEASESHGWIPENLNEGRLDQLFWLMAGLHLLNLLAFTYCANRYTRKIVT, translated from the exons ATGAAGGATGACTCCATCAGCGAGGAAGAGCTGGGtggtcttcttcctcttctccatggAAGCCCTTCGCAGCAG GACTACGCCTCATATACTTGCAATGGATCTGTTGATATCAGAGGCAATCCAGCATCTAAAAACCATACTGGAAAATGGAGGGCCTGCTACTCGATTCTAG GTGGTGAGTTTTGTGGAGCATTAGCATACTATGGAGTTGGGACAAACCTGGTGAGCTacctcaccaagatgcagcagCAAAGCAACGTTGTTGCAGCGAGCAATATTGCTTTCTGGCAAGGCACCTGCTATCTTAGTCCCCTTCTTGGAGCATTCTTGGCAGATTCATATTGGGGAAGACACCGAACAATCGTTATTTCTCTTACAACTTTCACAGTT GGAATGATTTTACTAACACTTTCTGCAATTGCTCCAGCAAGCATTCATCCAGTTATGGTTTCCCTTCAGCATGCCTTGCCTTTTCTGGGCCTATTCTTGACTGCTCTGGGCTTAGGTGGCATCTGGCCATGTGTTCCCACATTTGGAGCAGATCAATTTGATGAAACCGATGGGGTAGAGAAGGTACAGAAGGAGATCTACTACAACTGGTACTACTTTGCCGTCAATGGTGGTTTCTTCTTCGCAAGCACGGTGCTAGTGTGGGTTCAGGACAACTGCGGTTGGGGGTTGGGTTTTGGGATCCCTACATTGTTTTCAGTGATTGGAATTGTCGGATTCCTTGCCAGTATGAAGCTATACAGGTATCAGAAACCGGGAGGAAGCGCGCTTACAAGGATTTGCCAGGTTGTGGTTGCAACCACTCGCAAGATTAATGTTGATGTGCCAAATGATAGCTCCCTTCTGTATGAAATTCCGGGAAAGGAATCAGCAATTGTGGGGAGCAGGAAACTGATGCACACTGATGGACTAAG CTTCTTCGATCGAGCTGCCACCATCACTTCCTCTGATGAAAAGTTTCTTGACTCACCAATCCCATGGAAGCTTTGCACCATTACCCAAGTGGAGGAGCTGAAGATCTTGGCAAGAATGCTGCCTGTCCTTTTAGCTGGCATAATCTTTAACACAGCGGAAGCATTCTTCCCGCTGTTCGTTGAACAAGGAGAGGTCATGGATAACCGCATTGATAGTTTCTCAATACCTCCTGCCTCTCTTACAACTTTCAACTGCCTTTGCATTCTCATCCTGGCCCCAGTGTACAACAAGGTTCTAATGCCTATGGTGAGCAGGATCACTGGTACCAATCGAGAACTGTCTGAGCTGCAACGCATCGGTGTTGGTATGGTTTTCGCAGTGCTATCAATGATTTCAGCTGCAATAGTTGAGATGGTGCGTTTGGACATcgcaaagaagaaagatctaGTGCACCAGAGCTGTGCAGTTCCAATGAACATCCTGTGGCAGGCACCACAATACTTCTTTGTAGGTGTGGCAAAGGTGTTTAGCGTGGTCGGTTTCATCAAATTCGCGTATGAGCAGTCACCAGATGCCATGAGAAGCTTGTGCCAGGCTTGTTCTCTCATGATGGTCACACTTGGGAACTACTTTGTGTCTCTTATGTTAAAGTTTATCAATTCAGTAACAGAAGCCAGTGAGAGCCATGGATGGATCCCCGAGAACCTCAATGAAGGGCGTCTTGATCAGTTATTCTGGTTGATGGCAGGATTGCATCTCTTGAACCTTCTTGCATTCACTTATTGTGCCAATAGGTACACGCGCAAAATAGTTACATAA